One region of Mus musculus strain C57BL/6J chromosome 3, GRCm38.p6 C57BL/6J genomic DNA includes:
- the Gm52612 gene encoding uncharacterized protein Gm52612: MCTGLRSAPHRSPPGRRPGAPDPGLPGAAPGAPGAPGPERQPRPPGTQRPTAPRRAPRALTQRQERQQQRPRRRAPHARPAGATLRLLLLPRRRSSSSSSSSGCSRVGCSAGPRACSALPAGRASPAPARTCAPGSSRPSSSSSPALRQPPGPGAGLADPRAQQPGPPPESKREEPWRPPARASHPALCQQQTQTFPSPSPLQVTEEALGPPA; this comes from the coding sequence ATGTGCACCGGGCTCAGATCGGCCCCACATCGCTCCCCGCCCGGCCGGCGGCCCGGCGCTCCGGATCCCGGTCTCCCGGGAGCCGCCCCGGGCGCCCCGGGTGCCCCAGGCCCCGAGCGGCAGCCGCGCCCCCCCGGGACCCAGCGCCCCACCGCGCCCCGCCGCGCCCCACGCGCACTCACCCAGCGACAGGAGCGCCAGCAGCAGCGGCCTCGGCGCCGGGCGCCCCATGCTCGGCCGGCGGGAGCGActctccgcctcctcctccttccccgccgccgctcctcctcctcctcctccagctccgGCTGCTCCAGAGTCGGCTGCTCCGCCGGGCCGCGCGCCTGCTCCGCTCTCCCCGCTGGCCGAGCGAGCCCAGCGCCGGCGCGGACGTGCGCACCTGGCTCGTCGcggccctcctcctcctcctctcccgcCCTCCGCCAGCCGCCGGGCCCCGGAGCCGGCCTCGCCGATCCCAGGGCGCAGCAACCCGGACCGCCTCCCGAAAGCAAAAGGGAAGAGCCGTGGCGTCCGCCCGCCCGCGCCTCCCACCCGGCGCTTTGCCAGCAACAAACACAAACTTTCCCAAGCCCCTCCCCGCTCCAGGTAACGGAGGAGGCGCTGGGGCCACCCGCTTAA